Genomic segment of Trueperaceae bacterium:
GACCTCGGTCAGCATGACCAGGCGCCTCCCCTCGAAGTCGATGACGATGCGGGCGTTCGTCGCCATCTCCTCGCCGTCCATGTAAACGGTGTTCACGACCGTCTGGTCGACGTTGCGGATCTCCTCGGTGGTCACGGGTTGGAGGCCCTCGAGGAGGGCGCGGGCGCGGGCATCCACCTGCGCCGAGGCCGTCGCCAGCAGGGTAGCGAGCAGGAGGGAAGCGACCAGCGCGGCGTTGCGTCGGGTAGTCGTGGTCATGACACGAGTGTAAGGGCAGGTCGGTCGGGAGGGTGTGAGGGACGGCCCAGGCTGCTTGAGGGAGCGCTTAGGTCGCGGTCGCCAAGCGGACTACGAGGCCACAGGGCCGCGCGCAGGGGCGCGGCGTCAACGACAACCCCACCACTGGGCCGCGCGCGTGGGGCACGGCGGCAGGCGGCGCGGATCGGGCTGCCCGGCACGGGTGCCGGTCTCAGGCGTCGCGCAGGGTGGGGTCGAGCAGGTCGCGCAGGCCGTCGCCGAAGAGGTTGAACCCGAACGAGGCGAGGAGGATGGCGAGACCGGAGAACACCGACACCCACGGGGAGAGGAGCATGGTGCCGCGGCTCTCCGAGAGCATGAGCCCGAGCGAAGGCGTGGGCGGCTGCGTGCCGAGGCCGAGGAAGCTGAGCGACGCCTCGACGAGGATGGCCGTGGAGAGCGAGAGCGTCACCTGCACGAGGATGGGGGCCATCACGTTCGGCGTCACGTGTTTGCCGAGCACGCGTAGCGCCCCGCCGCCGAGGGCGCGAGCGGCGGCAACGTAGTCCCAGCTCAGGACCGTCAGGGCCGGTCCGCGCGCGAGCCGCGCGAAGACGGGCGTGTAGACGATGCCGATGGCCAGGCCCGTGTTGAAGCTCCCGGGACCGAGGACCGCCAGCACCGCGATGGCCAGGAGGATGATGGGGAAGGCGAGGAGCACGTCCATGAAGCGCATGATGAGGCGGTCGCGCCAGCCGCCCCAGTAGGCGGCGAGGAGGCCGAGCCCGCCCCCGACGATGGTGGCGATGAACACCGCGCCGAGGCTGACGAGGACGCTCGTGCGGTAGCCGTGGAGGATGCGCGAGAGCGTGTCGCGACCGAAGTTGTCGGTGCCGAGCAGGTGCGTTCCCGACGGCCCCTGGAACCGCTCGCGGATCGCCTGGGCGAGGGGGTCGTACGGCGCGATCAGCGGACCGAGGGCCGCCGCCAGCACCACGACGAGGGCCACGACGAAGCCGATGAAGCCGACCCGGTTGCGCCATAGCCGCGCGAAGAAGCGCCTCGCGTTCACGAGTACTCCACGCGCGGGTCGATCCACGCGTACGCCAGGTCCACGAGCAGGTTGACGACCACGAACACCCCGGTCACGACGAGCACGACGCCCTGCAGGAGCGGGTAGTTGCGCTCGTTGATGGCGCCGACCATGAGGCGCCCGACGCCCGGGATGGCGAAGACCTGCTCGATGACCACGACCCCGGAGAGCAGGTAGCCGAGCTGCACGCCGATGACGGTGATCATCGGGATCATGGCGTTGCGCAGCGCGTGCTTGTAGAGCATGACGCGCTCGCTCACGCCCTTGGCGCGCGCCGTGCGCACGTAGTCGCTCGAGAGGACCTCCAGGAGGCTGGAGCGCAGGATGCGCGTGAGGCCGGCCACCATGGGGAGGCTCACGGCCACCGTCGGCAGCGCCACGCGCGCCAGGTTGCCGAGCGGGTCCTCGCCGAACGGCACGTAGCCGATGGCCGGCCACCGGGGGAGGTAGATGGAGAAGAAGTAGAGGAGGAGCACGCCTACCCAGAACGACGGCAGCGTGAGGCCGACGATGGCGATGACCCTGACGACCACGTCCCCGCCCGTCCCGCGCGCCCGCGCGGCGAGCACGCCGAGCGGGAACGACAGGAGTAAGGCGAGGACGAGGGCGAGGAGCGTGATCTCGAACGTGGCCGGCAGCCGCGCGAGGATCTCCTGGCCGACGGGCGTGCCCGTCCAGATGGACGTGCCGAGGTCGCCCCTGAGGGCGCCGGTCAACCAGTTCCAGTACTGCTCGTAGACGGGCAGGTCGAGGCCGATCTGGCGCCTGAGCGCGTCGACGCGCTCAGGCGTTATGTCGGTGTTGGCGCCCAGCATGATGGCGACCGCGTCGCCGGGGATGAACCTCACCATCAGGAAGACGAGGATCGATACCCCGATGAGCACGAACACTAGGTCGAGCAGGCGCCTGACCGTGTACTGGAACAAGCGTCAGGCCCTCAGCGGAGCTCCACTTCCCGCAGGTAGCGCAGGCCACGGGTGGGGAGCTGCTGGAAGCCGGTCACGGCGTCCGTCACCGCGCTGAAGAGCGTGCCGTAAGCGAGGTGGCTGATGGGGCCGGTGCACGCGAGGCGCTTCTGCAGGTGGTCGTAGATGTTGACGCGCTCGCCGAAGGCCGTCGTGGTGCGCCCGAGCTGCAGGAGCTGGTCGACGGCCGGGTCGGAGAACTTGAAGACGTTCGTCGAGCCGCCCGTCACGAAGGTGCGGTGGAGGTAGCCGTCCGGGTCGGTCGAGCCGCCGTTGAGGCTCACGAAGGTGTCGAAGTCGGAGTTGCGCCACGCCTGCACGAACGCGCCGAACTCGGCCACGTTGACGTCGAGGACGATGCCGACCCGCGCCAGCTGCGCCTGCAGGACCTGAGCGGCGTCGCTGACGACCTGGATGGTGCCGAACGTGAGGAGACCGGCGTGGAAGCCGTCGGGGTAACCGGCCTCGGCGAGCAGCTCGCGCGCCTTGTCCGGGTTGCTGGCGTAGCAGGCGAAGTCGGACGTGTCGGTCGCCCACGCGGCCAGGCCGGGGCTGAGGGGCCCGCCCTCGACGGCGTTGCCGAAGTACACGGCGTCGATGAGCTCGGCGCGGTCGATGGCGTAGTTGATGGCTTCGCGCACGCGCGGGTCGTTGAACGGCGCGCGGCTGACGTTCAGGCCGAGGAGCGTGTAGGAGAGGTCCTGGACGCCCATGAGGGTGACGCCGTGGACGTTCTTGAGCGTCTCGGCCGTCGCCGGGTCGACGTCCGGGATGATGTGGTACGTGCCGGTCCGGATGCCGGCGGCGCGCGTCGAGGCCTCGGGGACGATGTTGTAGCGGACCTCGGCGACCTTGGGCTGGCCGGGGCGGTAGTAGTCAGGGTTCGCCGCGAGCAGCACATACGTGTCGGGGACGATCTCCTTGAGCATGAACGGACCGGTGCCGACGGCCACCTGCTGCAGGCTGCCGCCGTTGGCCTCGACGACCTCGCGGGGCACGACCGTCAGGTTCGTGAGGTTCGAGAGGAACGGCGCGAAGGGCACGTTGAGCGTGAACGTCACCTCGAGCGGGCCCGTGGCGACGGCGGAGGCGACCTCGTTGAAGCGGCTCGCCTGGGGCGAACCCGTCTCCGGGTTCATGATGCGCTCGAACGAGTACACGACGTCGTCCGCCGAGAACGGGCGGCCGTTGTGGAACTTGACGCCGTCGCGGAGCTGGAAGACGTACGTGAGCCCGTCGTCGGACACGGTCCAGGACGTGGCGAGGGCCGGCTCGAGCTCCAGGCCGGAGTCGACCTCGAGGAGGCCGTCGTAGATCTGGCCGATGACGGCGAACGAGGAGAAGGCCGTGACGATGTGCGGGTCGAGCCCGACCGGCGCCGTGTCGATGGCGACCTCGAGCCTTCCCTGCTGGGCGAAGGCCGTGCCGACGAAGGCCACGGCGGCGATGAGGAGGAGTCTTGCTGCGCGCATGTTCCCTTCCTTCCGTGTCGCGTCGCCATCACGCTTCGGTGAGCCTGCGCCGGCTCGGGCGTGCGTCGTCGCCGAACCGGTCAGGGCCGCGCGTTGCGGCGGTGGGGATGAGCGTCTACGCCCACTACCGTACCATTGCTAGACCAGTCTGTGGCCAGGTGCTACTCTTCCTCATGCAGCGAAACCCGACAGAGCCGCCCGGGGCAGCCGCGTCCGCCACCGCGGGCACGGCCGCGACCGCAGCGGCCGAGCGCGCCGTCGCCGCCTGCGCCCCGCTCCTCGAGCGGGCCGTCACCGAGCGCGTCACGCCCGGCGCCGTCCTGCAGGTGGCGGGCCCCGAGGGCCACGGCGCGTTCGTCGCGCGCGGCGCCGCCGCGTACGGCGGCGCGGCCGTCGGCGCGAGCACGCGCTACGACCTCGCCTCCGTCACGAAGGTGACCGCGTGCCTGCCGAGCCTCCTGAGCCTCGTGCAGGCCGACGAGGTAGCGCTGGGCGACCGCGTCGACCGCTTCTTCAGCAACGCCGGCTGGATGCAGGAGCCCTCGCTTGGCAGCGTGACCGTGGAGGACCTGGCGCTCCACCGCTCCGGCCTGCCGGCGTGGCGACCCCTCTTCGCGCTCACGGACGACCGGCGGGTCGCCATGGCCAACGCGCTGCAGTCCAGCCTCACGGAGCCGGCCGGCGCGCACCTCTACTCGGACATCGGCGTCATCGTCCTCACGGCCATCGTCGAGCGCGTGACGGGCAAGCGCATCGACGAGTACGCCCAGGAGATCGTCTTCGGGCCGCTCGGCATGACGGGGGCGGGCTACGGGCCGCTGACCGGCGCCGCGCCGCTCGACGTCGCCGCCACGGAGGACGACGGCCTGCGCGGTCTCCTCGTCGGACGGGTCCACGACGAGAACGCCGACGCCCTCGGCGGCGTGTCTGGGCACGCCGGCCTCTTCGCTACCGCCGCCGACCTCACGCGCTACGCCCAAGCGTGGTTGCGCCTCGAGGCGCCGTTCGCGCAGGCCGACCTGCTGCGCGCGGCGGTCCGCGACCGCTCCGGCGGCGAGGGCCCGCGCCGCGGCATCCTGTGGCGTTGCGCGGAAGCCGACTGGCCTTTCGGCCCCGGCCCCTCTGAGAGCGCCTACGGCCACACCGGCTTCACGGGCACGAGCGTCGTGATCGACCCCGGCCGCGGCTGCGTCGTCGTGCTCCTGACGAACCGCGTGCACCCGAGGCGCGGCTCGGCTGAAGGTGTGATGCGCCTGCGGCGCGCGGTCCACGCCGCGGTCGCCGAGGCGTTCGCGGAGGGCGGCGCGTGAGCCCTCGCTATGACAAGCCCGACCTCCCGCCCGCCACCGTCGTCGGGGTCATGTCCGGCACCTCGCTCGACGGCGTGGACACCGTCACGGCGCGGCTCGAGCGCGTGGGGGGCGCGTTGCGATGGGAGGTCATCGCCCGCGCCGCGCACGTCTACCCCGACGCGCTCGCCGCGCGCCTGCACGCGGCGCTCAAGCCGGAGAGCTCCGACGTGATCCTCCTGACCGAGTTGCACCAGGAAGTCGGCCTGTTCTACGCCGAGGTCGTCGCGGCCGCCCAGGCGCGCGACCGCGTCGACCTCGTGGCGCTCTCCGGCCAGACCGTCTACCACATCCCGCGGGTGGAGCCGGAGCGCGGCTGGCACGTGAAGAGCACCCTGCAGCTCGGCGAGGCGACGGTCGTCACGGAGCGCTGCCGCGTGACCACGGTCTCGGACTTCCGCCAGTCCGACTTCTCGGCCGGCGGCCAGGGCGCCCCCTTGGTCAGCTTCCCCGACTCCGTCCTGTACGCCGCGCCCGGCGTCTCCCGCGCCGTGATCAACCTTGGCGGCATCGCCAACGTCACGTACCTGCCGGCGAGCGGCGACCCCGACGGGGTGCTCGCGTTCGACACGGGCCCCGCGACCTGCTTGCTGAACGAGGCGGCGGCGCGGTTCGCAGGCGAGCCGTTCGACCGCGACGGCCGCCTGGCGCTCGCCGGCACGGTGGACGGCCTGGCGCTCGAGCGCCTGCTGGCGGACCCGTACTTCGCGCTCCGGCCGCCCAAGACCACGGGCCGCGAGCACTTCCACCTCGACGCCGCCCTGGCGCGCGGCTGGCCGGACGGCGCCCCCGACCTCCCCGACCTCATGGCGACGCTCGCCGAGCTGACCGTCAGGACGGTCGCCGACGGGCTCGCAGACCACCTGACCCCCCTCGGCGTCGACGAGGTGCTCGTGGCCGGCGGCGGCGCGCGGAACCCGGCGCTGCTCGAGGGCTTGCGGCGCGCCATGAGCGCGCCCGTGCGAGGCTTCGCGGAGCTCGGCTTCGACGACAAGGACCGCGAGACCCTCGCCATGGCGGTCATGGGCTACTTCTGCGTGCACGGCGAGCCCAACGTCCTGCCCTCCGCCACCGGGGCGCGCTGGCCGGTCGTCGCGGGCAAGGTCTCGCGACCGTGGTCTGGAAGGACGGGCTAGGCCCCCACCGGCGAGCACGGCGGTCGCCAGAGCGGGGTGTGAGACCCGCCACTCTCCGGCCGGCATGACGCAATGCCCACAGGCGCGGGCGGGGCCGTCTGCCAGAATGTCCTAACCGAGGCGGGGGCCGGCCCGGGCGCTCGCATGGAAACCATCCGTTCTTCACACGACCGGCGCGACGATGGGAACAAGGCGCGGCTGCTGCAGCTGACCCAGAGCCGGGTCCTCGAGATGATCGCTCGCGGCGCCGACCGGAGCGCCGTCCTGACGGAGATAATGCTCTTCCTCGAGCAGCAGCTCGAAGGGGTGCGCACCTCGGTCCTCCTCACGGACCGCTCCGGTGAGCGCCTCTATCACGGCGCTGCCCCGAGCCTGCCCGACAGCTACAACGAGCACATCAACGGCCTCCTCGTGGGGCCGAGCGTCGGGTCGTGCGGCACTGCGGCCTACTACGGCGAGGAGGTCGTTGTCACCGACATAGCCACGGATGAACGGTGGGTGGGGAACAGCGAGCTGCCGCTGGCGCACGGCCTGCGGGCATGCTGGTCGACGCCGCTGCTCAGCCCCGAGGGGCAGGTCGTCGGCACGTTCGCTGTCTACTACCTGGAGCCGCGCGCGCCGACGGAGGAGGAGCGCGCGTTCGTGCGGGTGGCGGCCCACCTGGCGGAGGTCGCGGTCACCAACCATCGCCGGTTGGAGGACCTCCAGGAGCGCGAGCGCAGCATCGGGCGCATGGCGGAGTTCCGCCGCGGCATCATCCACATGATGGAGCAGGGCATCCTCACCGCTTACGGCCCCGACCTCTACCAGCACATGCTCGACCAGGCGGTGGGCTCCATCCCCGGCGCGCAGGCCGGGTCGCTCCTCCTCAGGAGCGAGGACGGGCACTACTCCCTGGCCGCCACGAACGGTCACGACCTCCGCGACCTGAGCGGCATCCGCTTCTCGCCAAGGGGCGTCGGCTTCGGCGTGTCCGTCGACGACGCGCACCCGCAGATCGTCGTCAACCCCGAGATGGACCCCGAGCTGAGCCCTCGCGAGCGGGAGCTCCTCGTACGTCACGGGCGCGCGTCCGAGATCCGGTCCGTGCTCGTGGTGCCCGTGCTCATGAGCGAGAAGGGGGCGACGGCCTTCCTGACGCTCGACAACTTCACCGCCACGGACGAGTTCACCAGCG
This window contains:
- a CDS encoding serine hydrolase; amino-acid sequence: MQRNPTEPPGAAASATAGTAATAAAERAVAACAPLLERAVTERVTPGAVLQVAGPEGHGAFVARGAAAYGGAAVGASTRYDLASVTKVTACLPSLLSLVQADEVALGDRVDRFFSNAGWMQEPSLGSVTVEDLALHRSGLPAWRPLFALTDDRRVAMANALQSSLTEPAGAHLYSDIGVIVLTAIVERVTGKRIDEYAQEIVFGPLGMTGAGYGPLTGAAPLDVAATEDDGLRGLLVGRVHDENADALGGVSGHAGLFATAADLTRYAQAWLRLEAPFAQADLLRAAVRDRSGGEGPRRGILWRCAEADWPFGPGPSESAYGHTGFTGTSVVIDPGRGCVVVLLTNRVHPRRGSAEGVMRLRRAVHAAVAEAFAEGGA
- a CDS encoding ABC transporter permease, which translates into the protein MFQYTVRRLLDLVFVLIGVSILVFLMVRFIPGDAVAIMLGANTDITPERVDALRRQIGLDLPVYEQYWNWLTGALRGDLGTSIWTGTPVGQEILARLPATFEITLLALVLALLLSFPLGVLAARARGTGGDVVVRVIAIVGLTLPSFWVGVLLLYFFSIYLPRWPAIGYVPFGEDPLGNLARVALPTVAVSLPMVAGLTRILRSSLLEVLSSDYVRTARAKGVSERVMLYKHALRNAMIPMITVIGVQLGYLLSGVVVIEQVFAIPGVGRLMVGAINERNYPLLQGVVLVVTGVFVVVNLLVDLAYAWIDPRVEYS
- a CDS encoding ABC transporter permease: MNARRFFARLWRNRVGFIGFVVALVVVLAAALGPLIAPYDPLAQAIRERFQGPSGTHLLGTDNFGRDTLSRILHGYRTSVLVSLGAVFIATIVGGGLGLLAAYWGGWRDRLIMRFMDVLLAFPIILLAIAVLAVLGPGSFNTGLAIGIVYTPVFARLARGPALTVLSWDYVAAARALGGGALRVLGKHVTPNVMAPILVQVTLSLSTAILVEASLSFLGLGTQPPTPSLGLMLSESRGTMLLSPWVSVFSGLAILLASFGFNLFGDGLRDLLDPTLRDA
- a CDS encoding ABC transporter substrate-binding protein, which codes for MRAARLLLIAAVAFVGTAFAQQGRLEVAIDTAPVGLDPHIVTAFSSFAVIGQIYDGLLEVDSGLELEPALATSWTVSDDGLTYVFQLRDGVKFHNGRPFSADDVVYSFERIMNPETGSPQASRFNEVASAVATGPLEVTFTLNVPFAPFLSNLTNLTVVPREVVEANGGSLQQVAVGTGPFMLKEIVPDTYVLLAANPDYYRPGQPKVAEVRYNIVPEASTRAAGIRTGTYHIIPDVDPATAETLKNVHGVTLMGVQDLSYTLLGLNVSRAPFNDPRVREAINYAIDRAELIDAVYFGNAVEGGPLSPGLAAWATDTSDFACYASNPDKARELLAEAGYPDGFHAGLLTFGTIQVVSDAAQVLQAQLARVGIVLDVNVAEFGAFVQAWRNSDFDTFVSLNGGSTDPDGYLHRTFVTGGSTNVFKFSDPAVDQLLQLGRTTTAFGERVNIYDHLQKRLACTGPISHLAYGTLFSAVTDAVTGFQQLPTRGLRYLREVELR
- a CDS encoding anhydro-N-acetylmuramic acid kinase, encoding MSPRYDKPDLPPATVVGVMSGTSLDGVDTVTARLERVGGALRWEVIARAAHVYPDALAARLHAALKPESSDVILLTELHQEVGLFYAEVVAAAQARDRVDLVALSGQTVYHIPRVEPERGWHVKSTLQLGEATVVTERCRVTTVSDFRQSDFSAGGQGAPLVSFPDSVLYAAPGVSRAVINLGGIANVTYLPASGDPDGVLAFDTGPATCLLNEAAARFAGEPFDRDGRLALAGTVDGLALERLLADPYFALRPPKTTGREHFHLDAALARGWPDGAPDLPDLMATLAELTVRTVADGLADHLTPLGVDEVLVAGGGARNPALLEGLRRAMSAPVRGFAELGFDDKDRETLAMAVMGYFCVHGEPNVLPSATGARWPVVAGKVSRPWSGRTG